The proteins below come from a single Haemorhous mexicanus isolate bHaeMex1 chromosome 18, bHaeMex1.pri, whole genome shotgun sequence genomic window:
- the CEP250 gene encoding centrosome-associated protein CEP250 isoform X2 — MAGSAGHGDLSPGSLRRRLRSAEEAQRRQAGLVRQLQDEVLQYQSWCRELEQQVKAGGGSLPGRWEATADHSLENALLQVEEEQQRCENLAEVNTLLREHLDKASEVNSALKEDVGKLTVDWMRAREELEMKESEWRSERELYDSYLRGEHARLLGLWRQVVTFRRHFLEMKTATDRDLSELKAEQMRLSGSILVSCSRLNSCVQLRESIPLGKPVLKDQTEQQVDPKINQTAQEVIALQVMCDMEKKELQDRVMELSALLVQSQKQNEEKEKTMKTLNDTVEILESSWIEKEFAASLTNSAKEENLCLQKLIKNITEMVLDDSDSMVSIICAGSSQHADSGDIFSAPRSVDTGRAFGLVLEALARMRGATQALREELSARQDSNKLLQQQQRHQEEKCREVQQRLEQLEEKCRKSSSHQQHLQSLVETLRSDCANLEKSREELQEQLGLREREASCLRQSNAELQMKEESAQAEKAEQQDRMERARHEQELLVKDLAALEEKCSLLQSELVVKRQTLEKLQLQKDLLEQEKDEFAMSLEKAERSVAELTGAQNKLNAERADLQAAAAKMSSINEALALDKVQLNKYVWQLEQEKEVLSAKLDEMERAKICEQEKLNFCERANKKLCAEKARLEQLLKEAEEQREELWLELRTLREEKAETQEKFHQVSQEQESLSRALEQLSQESSDQGHELAQVGREKELLGREKAALEGRLAATERHQHELSKQLAETRSAKESLQSSLFAAQQQISQLEITRNHLEAQVLIVTQAKEVIEGEVKCLQHELEAERALRRQEQEDTAQQLLRAEQQHHESLRLQGTAQQVEIKKLLDDLASERKRHRAEMQETLEQWEKEKAEREQEHKKVLFEMGQKVATLLAQQEELKRSESAKQEVLLEEQEEKSALAEALLQTQGELSRARQQVQQLRQEVKEQQEKGQTVKANLQDELQEARREVQAVQRRHEEELQGLKEEMNLLLEQREALQKQVGELTSQLEASRECQEMTVQRAQQDVKEAQEESRQKMLEIEHIQKLLEEAEHQNKQLQEHLQNLERERSQLEEVAQQNSELQASVNALELEKARLTLSLEEKDLSLRTLEEDNLAQISQVSELRSALTQAEELHSEDRREVQELNTQILALQDAVLQMEASQATRQKKLLKELEGSRAGERSLRDSVHVLEAEVSDLRVKLQSSEDRAEALATQCEQASGAHQETQSQLDKLLLDLHHMIRDSRDLGTWSSEEGHVKGLTASQARDIPAELTVDRVAAALQDLQQHLEHSQKDLNDARKKIQALELELGMGQDQMDSLRASNQELQIQLDESRAAMLRVEQQKTSLETALKEETIALKEEAVTLRQEVESLKRKLEDLEKERKDVLHERDRLQADKEKLEYEIKLLEESVTASETRANTAIDKNRSLEQELQTALSMLKIKNEEVQNQGKKMEILQKEAAETKALQEHLTHVTAMLSEREGEMKLYQEQMRMLEKQKEMHKTALNQVIKDITEKEQKTESQQEQIQELEKQQEKQRIVLSKMSQELEEKDQEIRSQQELIRELEKQLELQNSAVSRVSKELEERHLEIKFQEEKIMILEQHGAVQVRNLLVDLDDMKGNLKEKRLELLSLTQQIQELEKEREDVKSLNASLEHLRTVLKDRESECDTQREELRLLQQHKEQQDRHLQELLGEVEIMTLSLSKKEQELESQQKQMQEVEEVMEMQLKTVRDQLEQTLATLKEKDRLMDIQKQQTRSYEEKKEEQINVLHRDLEYSRTILKEKDLMIESQKELIETFQKQKEDSEEQKQILHCLQVELKEKEQEILSLRKQCEPCKEKEEKHVAEQSNFHATILTLKEKEDKICVLEDTITKLQQQKEETAVQVKAILQKLEFAESSLEARHQEVVSLQEHVQDLREQKEVAGKQAKSLEQDLDKASQMLKKNHLELLKQTEQMNMFQLREESLKVALTSCQKQVTLLEEVVRKKDEDNDALRQKFQHVEEELKTLQNLQLRLTEKNEEVRHDGKQEFLKETFPEREGEIKAQSERKQIEVEIRALREDLQHVQQTLTKKDKEIKYQTDKVKYLKNTLIEREQELRRQSELLKELTLALRWKDEGETLKKQIQKLQKRKTEEVEKRRILQERDYLLQKQKEITQQLEAEREANDKELECVAAALKQRESREDEWRENAQVLSAALSKSEMANGNLKKEITILQRMISERDTDQLHQQAVAEGEQLSWLSERRLMLQSLECLQRAVAKLEDEKVELRQQNTELRRTLEQVEHERRRLKRCFRGWLLPDASGFSLSESDQCKLFTSRQEESHAHCSQRLAELQNQVSLLQSQLAQDRQHRQNYIESCARTSQELSDLHQELSCSFAAVLKEPKAAVLEEETRKLDQSLNLNSALTTLGLQSLERQPGHPRARPARSNDDLR; from the exons AGATTTGTCAGAGCTGAAGGCAGAACAAATGAGGCTTTCTGGATCTATTCTTGTGAGCTGCTCTCGCCTGAACTCCTGTGTGCAGCTCAGGGAGTCCATCCCTCTGGGTAAACCTGTCCTGAAGGATCAGACAGAGCAGCAAGTGGATCCAAAAATAAACCAGACAGCTCAGGAAGTGATAGCCTTACAAGTCATGTGTGACATGGAGAAGAAAGAGCTTCAAGACAG GGTGATGGAGCTCTCAGCCTTGCTTGTACAGTCTCAGAAGCAGaatgaggagaaggagaagaccATGAAAACACTTAACGACACAGTGGAGATTCTA GAATCAAGTTGGATAGAGAAAGAATTTGCAGCTTCATTGACTAACAGTGCCAAAGAAGAGAATCTTTGCCTTCAAAAGCTCATTAAAAATATCACTGAG ATGGTGTTAGATGACAGTGACAGCATGGTCAGCATTATCTGCGCTGGCAGTTCCCAGCATGCAGACTCTGGGGACATCTTCTCAGCTCCGAGATCTGTTGATACAGGGCGTGCCTTTGGACTGGTTCTGGAAGCTCTGGCAAGGATGCGAGGGGCAACACAG GCCCTGAGAGAAGAGCTTTCTGCTAGGCAGGACTCAAACAAattactgcagcagcagcaaagacaTCAGGAAGAGAAGTGCAGGGAGGTGCAGCAAAGGCTTGAGCAACTGGAGGAGAAATGCAGAAAGtccagcagccaccagcagcatctTCAGTCTTTAGTAGAAACACTCAGAAG TGACTGTGCAAACCTCGAGAAGTCCAGGGAAGAGCTACAGGAACAGCTTGGATTAAGGGAGCGAGAAGCCTCATGTCTTCGTCAGAGTAACGCTGAGCTGCAGATGAAGGAAGAGTCAGCCCAGGCagaaaaggcagagcagcaggacaggatgGAGAGAGCACGCCATGAGCAGGAACTCCT AGTGAAGGACTTGGCTGCACTTGAGGAAAAATGCTCATTGCTGCAGAGCGAGTTGGTAGTCAAGCGACAGACACTGGAGAAATTGCAGCTTCAGAAGGATCTGCTGGAGCAAGAGAAGGATGAGTTTGCCATGTCTCTGGAGAAG GCAGAGCGGTCAGTGGCAGAGCTGACAGGGGCTCAGAACAAGCTGAATGCTGAAAGAGCTGATctacaggctgcagcagcaaagaTGAGCAGCATCAATGAAGCTCTTGCATTGGACAAAGTGCAGCTAAACAAATATGTGTGGCAG CTGGAGCAAGAGAAGGAAGTTTTGTCTGCTAAACTGGATGAGATGGAGAGAGCAAAGATCTGTGAGCAGGAGAAGTTGAACTTCTGTGAAAGAGCAAACAAAAAGCTCTGTGCCGAGAAAGCCCGGCTAGAGCAGCTACTGAAGGAAGCAGAGGAGCAACGGGAGGAGTTGTGGCTGGAGCTTAGGACactgagagaagagaaagcagaaacccaGGAGAAATTCCATCAG GTTTCCCAGGAGCAAGAGTCATtgagcagggctctggagcagctgagccaggAATCCTCTGACCAAGGGCATGAACTGGCCCAGGTGGGCagagagaaggagctgctgggccgGGAGAAGGCTGCCCTTGAGGGCCGACTGGCAGCCACCGAGCGCCACCAACATGAACTTTCCAagcagctggcagagacaag GTCAGCAAAGGAGAGCCTGCAATCCAGTCTgtttgctgctcagcagcagataTCACAGCTGGAGATCACCAGGAACCATCTGGAAGCTCAAGTGCTCATAGTCACACAGGCCAAGGAGGTGATAGAAG GAGAAGTGAAGTGCCTGCAACATGAGCTGGAAGCAGAGAGAGCTCTCAGGAGGCAGGAACAGGAAGACACAGCTCAACAGCTCCTgcgggcagagcagcagcatcacgAAAGCCTCAGGCTTCAGGGAACTGCTCAGCAAGTGGAAATAAAGAAGCTCCTGGACGACCTG GCAAGTGAGCGCAAAAGGCACCGTGCAGAAATGCAGGAGACGCTGGAGCaatgggaaaaagagaaagcagagagagagcaggagcacaagAAGGTGCTGTTTGAGATGGGGCAGAAAGTTGCCACCCTGCTGGCCCAACAAGAAGAACTAAAGAGATCTGAAAGTGCCAAGCAAGAG GTCctgctggaagagcaggaggagaagagtGCTTTAGCAGAGGCACTGCTCCAAActcagggagagctcagccGAGCCCGCCAGCAggtccagcagctcaggcaggaggtGAAAGAGCAGCAAGAGAAGGGGCAG ACCGTCAAGGCAAATCTGCAggatgagctgcaggaggctcGCAGAGAAGtccaggcagtgcagaggaggcATGAGGAAGAGCTACAAGGCCTCAAAGAGGAAATGAATCTCCTCCTTGAGCAGAGGGAGGCTCTACAAAAGCAG GTGGGAGAGTTGACATCTCAGCTGGAAGCCTCCCGAGAATGCCAGGAAATGACTGTGCAAAGAGCCCAGCAAGATGTGAAGGAGGCCCAGGAAGAGTCCAGGCAGAAGATGTTGGAGATTGAGCACatccagaagctgctggaggaggcagaaCATCAGaacaagcagctgcaggagcatctGCAGAActtggagagggaaaggagtCAGTTGGAAGAAGTGGCTCAGCAAAATTCAGAATTGCAGGCTTCCGTCAATGCCCTGGAGCTGGAAAAAGCCAG GCTGACTCTGTCTCTGGAAGAAAAGGATCTGAGCCTCAGAACCCTGGAAGAAGACAACCTGGCCCAGATCAGTCAGGTGTCTGAGCTTCGTTCTGCCCTTACCCAGGCCGAGGAGCTCCACTCAGAGGATAGAAGAGAAGTGCAGGAGCTCAACACGCAG atcctggccctgcaggacgCAGTGCTGCAGATGGAGGCTTCCCAGGCAACTCGACAGaagaagctgctgaaggagctggaagggtCTCGAGCAGGAGAACGCTCTTTGAGGGACTCTGTGCACGTCCTGGAGGCTGAGGTGTCTGACCTGCGTGTGAAGCTCCAGAGCTCTGAGGACAGAGCAGAGGCCTTGGCCACACAGTGTGAACAGGCCAGTGGTGCCCACCAGGAAACTCAGTCCCAGCTGGACAAACTGCTCTTGGATCTCCACCACATGATCAGGGACAGCAGAGACTTGGGCACTTGGAGCTCAG AAGAGGGTCATGTCAAGGGCCTAACTGCTTCTCAGGCGAGGGAtatccctgcagagctcacagtGGACagagtggcagcagctctgcaagacctgcagcagcacctggagcattCCCAGAAAGATCTG AATGATGCAAGGAAGAAGATACAGGCcttggagctggagctgggcatggGGCAGGATCAGATGGACAGTCTCAGAGCCAGCAATCAGGAGCTGCAGATACAGCTGGATGAAAGTCGGGCAg caatgTTGAGGGTAGAACAGCAGAAGACCTCTCTAGAAACTGCCTTGAAGGAAGAGACCATTGCCCTAAAGGAGGAAGCTGTGACTCTTCGTCAGGAGGTGGAATCTCTGAAGAGGAAATTGGAGgacctggagaaggaaaggaaggatgtgCTG CATGAACgggacaggctgcaggcagaTAAAGAAAAACTAGAGTATGAGATAAAACTTCTGGAGGAATCAGTCACAGCCTCTGAAACTCGAGCAAATACAGCAATAGACAAGAATCGCTCCCTTGAACAAGAACTCCAGACTGCCCTGTCcatgttaaaaattaaaaatgaggaaGTGCAAAACCAGGGGAAGAAAATGGAGATTCTTCAGAAAGAGGCAGCAGAGACCAAAGCTTTGCAGGAGCATCTCACTCATGTGACTGCCATGCTgtcagagagggaaggagaaatgaaGTTGTACCAAGAGCAGATGAGAATgttggaaaaacagaaagaaatgcatAAAACTGCTCTTAATCAGGTTATTAAGGACATAacagagaaagaacagaagACAGAATCCCAACAGGAACAGAtacaggagctggagaagcagcaagaaaagcaaaggattGTTTTAAGCAAAATGAGccaagagctggaagagaaggaCCAAGAGATCAGATCCCAGCAAGAACTGATaagggagctggagaagcagTTAGAATTGCAGAACTCTGCTGTCAGCAGGGTGAGcaaagagctggaggagagacACTTGGAGATCAAATTCCAGGAGGAGAAAATAATGATTCTAGAACAGCATGGTGCAGTACAAGTCAGAAATCTGCTCGTGGATCTTGATGATATGAAAGGAAACctgaaggagaaaaggctgGAACTTCTTTCTCTGACTCAGCAGATTCAAGAactggaaaaggagagagaagatgTGAAATCTCTAAATGCTAGCCTTGAACACCTGAGAACTGTTCTTAAGGACAGAGAGAGTGAGTGTGACACTCAAAGGGAAGAGTTAAGGCTcttgcagcagcacaaggaacaGCAAGACAGGCATCTGCAAGAGCTTCTTGGTGAAGTAGAAATAATGACACTTTCTTTATCTAAAAAAGAGCAAGAGCTTGAGTCACAGcaaaagcaaatgcaggaagTTGAAGAAGTTATGGAAATGCAGTTAAAGACTGTCCGTGACCAACTGGAGCAGACCTTAGCAAcgttaaaagaaaaagacagacTTATGGACATCCAAAAGCAACAAACAAGGagttatgaagaaaaaaaagaggaacagATTAATGTCTTGCACAGAGACTTAGAATACTCTAGGACAATAttgaaagaaaaggatttaaTGATTGAATCTCAGAAGGAACTCATTGAGACTTtccaaaaacaaaaggaagactCTGAAGAGCAGAAGCAAATTCTGCATTGTCTTCAAGTGGAACTAaaggaaaaagagcaggaaattttGTCCCTTAGAAAGCAATGTGAGCCAtgcaaggaaaaggaggaaaagcatgTAGCTGAGCAAAGTAATTTCCATGCAACAATACTgactctgaaagaaaaagaagacaagatTTGTGTTCTGGAGGACACCATTACAAAGCTTcaacagcagaaggaagagaCAGCAGTGCAGGTTAAAGCCATACTGCAAAAACTCGAATTTGCTGAATCTTCTCTTGAAGCTAGACATCAAGAGGTAGTGTCTTTGCAAGAGCATGTCCAGGACCTTCGAGAGCAGAAGGAGGTGGCAGGCAAGCAGGCCAAAAGTCTAGAGCAGGATCTAGACAAAGCAAGCCAGATGTTGAAGAAGAACCATTTGGAGCTCCTCAAGCAGACAGAGCAAATGAACATGTTCCAGCTTCGTGAAGAAAGCTTGAAAGTAGCCCTAACATCCTGCCAGAAACAAGTGACTCTACTTGAGGAAGTGGTGAGAAAGAAAGATGAGGACAATGATGCTCTTAGGCAAAAATTCCAGCATGTAGAAGAAGAACTGAAGACTTTGCAGAATCTCCAGCTTAGGCTAACTGAGAAGAATGAAGAGGTTAGACATGATGGAAAGCAAGAGTTCCTGAAAGAAACCTTCcctgagagagaaggagaaatcaAGGCTCAAAGTGAGCGAAAGCAGATAGAAGTGGAGATAAGAGCTCTTCGGGAAGATCTCCAGCATGTTCAGCAGACTCTGACAAAGAAGGATAAAGAGATCAAGTACCAGACAGACAAAGTTAAGTATTTAAAGAATACTCTGATAGAGAGAGAACAAGAGCTTAGGAGGCAGAGTGAACTCCTGAAAGAATTGACATTGGCTTTGCGATGGAAAGATGAAGGGGAAACCCTAAAGAAACAAATCCAAAAACTCCAAAAACGGAAGACAGAGGAAGTAGAGAAGAGGAGGATTCTCCAGGAGAGAGACTAtctcttgcaaaagcagaaggaaattaCCCAACAGTTAGAAGCTGAGAGGGAAGCCAATGACAAAGAGCTGGAgtgtgtggctgctgctttgaagcagagagaaagcagagaagatGAATGGAGAGAGAATGCTCAGGTCCTGAGTGCTGCACTGAGCAAGAGTGAAATGGCCAATGGGaatctgaagaaagaaataaccATCCTGCAGAGAATGATTtcagagagagacacagaccAACTTCATCAACAG GCTGTTGCCGAAGGGGAGCAGCTGTCATGGCTGTCAGAGAGGAGACTCATGTTGCAGAGCCTGGAATGTCTGCAGCGAGCAGTTGCAAAGCTGGAAGATGAAAAGGTGGAGCTCAGGCAACAAAACACTGAACTCAGGAGAACTCTTGAGCAG GTGGAACACGAACGGAGGAGACTGAAGAGATGTTTTAGGGGTTGGTTACTCCCAGATGCCTCtggattttctctttctgagTCTGACCAGTGCAAGTTGTTCACTTCTAGACAG gAGGAGTCTCATGCTCACTGCAGTCAGCGCTTAGCTGAGTTACAGAACCAG gtgtccctgctgcagtcacagctggcCCAAGACCGACAGCACCGGCAGAACTACATTGAGAGCTGTGCAAGGACCAGCCAGGAGCTGTCAGACCTTCACCAGGAGCTGTCCTGTTCCTTTGCAGCTGTGCTCAAGGAGCCCAAAGCTGCTGTTCTGGAAGAAGAGACTCGTAAGCTGGATCAATCTCTGAACCTTAACTCGGCACTGACAACCCTGGGCCTTCAGTCTCTAGAGAGACAGCCGGGGCATCCAAGAGCCAGACCTGCCAGAAGCAATGATGACCTGAGGTAA